The Acipenser ruthenus chromosome 27, fAciRut3.2 maternal haplotype, whole genome shotgun sequence genome includes a window with the following:
- the LOC117432153 gene encoding rhombotin-2-like, with protein sequence MSSAIERKTLDTTEEPVDEVLQVPPSLLTCGGCQQSIGERFFLKAIEQYWHEDCLSCDLCGCRLGEVGRRLYYKLGRKLCRRDYLRLFGQDGMCASCDKRIRAFEMTMRVRDKVYHLECFKCAACQKHFCVGDRYILINSDIVCEQDIFEWTKLNGML encoded by the exons GGAGCCCGTGGATGAGGTGCTGCAGGTGCCCccctccctcctgacctgtgggGGCTGCCAGCAAAGCATTGGGGAGCGCTTCTTCTTGAAGGCCATCGAGCAGTACTGGCACGAGGACTGTCTGAGCTGCGACCTGTGTGGCTGCCGGCTGGGTGAGGTGGGGCGCCGGCTCTACTACAAGCTGGGGAGGAAGTTGTGCCGCAGGGACTACCTCAG GTTGTTCGGGCAGGACGGGATGTGTGCGTCCTGTGACAAACGGATCCGAGCGTTCGAGATGACGATGCGCGTGCGGGACAAGGTGTACCACCTGGAGTGCTTCAAGTGTGCCGCCTGTCAGAAGCACTTCTGCGTGGGGGACCGGTACATCCTCATCAACTCTGACATCGTGTGTGAACAGGACATCTTCGAGTGGACCAAACTCAATGGCATGCTCTAG